One Tunturibacter gelidoferens genomic region harbors:
- a CDS encoding radical SAM protein: MGISRNEALECFRSDDLIGIGMEADAIRRRLHPEGVVSYAIDGRVTYTKSATGAGFDLLCNQISNIVAMGGHGVMLQGEVTPALTISWFDGLFRSIKKRFPAIWLHSLSAGEILSIAEQTGATVEDTIARLQDAGLDSVPGDDAGILDDAVQQGTRTKWPTADWLAVHRAAHKLGMQTTATMTFGCGETMEHRINHLEAVRGLQGETRGFASFTPWAFAPKAPSMQGFEEATAVEYLKTLAISRMYLDNIENVQSNLETQGLKVLQVGLRFGGNDVGSVMLAEGANAATEEQLRQVIRDAGFKPVQRDTVFRTMFLN; the protein is encoded by the coding sequence ATGGGAATTAGCCGGAACGAAGCTCTGGAATGCTTTCGCAGCGATGATCTGATTGGAATTGGAATGGAGGCCGACGCGATACGCCGCCGGCTGCACCCCGAAGGCGTAGTAAGCTACGCGATCGACGGACGTGTAACCTACACGAAATCCGCGACTGGAGCGGGTTTTGATCTACTCTGCAACCAGATCTCCAACATCGTCGCGATGGGTGGTCACGGCGTGATGCTCCAGGGCGAGGTAACCCCGGCGCTCACAATCTCCTGGTTTGACGGGCTCTTTCGCAGCATCAAAAAACGCTTCCCTGCTATCTGGCTGCACTCCCTCTCCGCCGGCGAGATCCTCTCAATCGCAGAGCAAACCGGAGCCACCGTAGAGGACACCATCGCACGACTGCAGGACGCCGGACTCGACTCAGTCCCCGGTGATGATGCGGGTATTCTCGACGACGCGGTACAACAAGGCACCCGCACAAAGTGGCCCACGGCGGACTGGCTGGCAGTTCATCGCGCCGCCCACAAGCTCGGCATGCAGACTACCGCCACAATGACCTTCGGCTGCGGCGAGACGATGGAGCATCGCATCAATCACCTGGAGGCAGTGCGCGGTCTGCAAGGAGAGACGAGAGGGTTTGCCTCGTTCACGCCGTGGGCCTTTGCGCCAAAGGCCCCGTCAATGCAGGGGTTTGAAGAGGCGACGGCGGTCGAGTATCTGAAGACGCTGGCGATCTCGCGGATGTACCTCGACAACATTGAGAACGTGCAGTCGAACCTGGAGACGCAGGGACTCAAAGTGCTGCAGGTGGGCCTGCGCTTCGGCGGCAACGATGTAGGCAGCGTGATGCTTGCCGAGGGTGCGAACGCGGCGACCGAGGAGCAGCTGCGGCAGGTGATTCGTGACGCAGGGTTCAAGCCTGTTCAACGCGATACGGTCTTCCGGACAATGTTTTTGAACTAA
- a CDS encoding glycosyltransferase: protein MIILAFYGIHRYQLVWLYFKNKKNAAKWSEPPMRFAEGQLPFVTIQLPIFNEQFVIERLIEAVCRLDYPRDRFEVQVLDDSTDETTGVAREIVERYARGFLGMAPQPIVYLHRSNRHGYKAGALDKGLDVARGEFVAIFDADFVPPRQWVMQVIHHFAQPEIGMVQTRWTHLNRNYSFLTQVEAILLDGHFVLEHGGRSRAGVFFNFNGTAGMWRRETISTAGGWQHDTLTEDTDLSYRAQLVGWQFKYLQDVECPAELPIEMTAFKTQQARWAKGLIQTGKKILPRVLKSDAPWHTKLEAWYHLTANISYPLMIVLSVLLMPAMIIRSWQGYIQMLLIDFPLFIASTMSVSTFYMVSQKELYPKSWYKSIVYVPFVMALGGVGLTITNTKAVLEALFGVKSAFARTPKYSVKKKGEKSQAKVYRKRLGVIPWIEMAIGCYFAWTVYYAISTENFFTVPFLVLFVFGYWYTGLLSLLQGRFERSRDPDQEMHEKPYPVGV from the coding sequence ATGATCATTCTGGCGTTTTATGGGATTCACCGCTATCAGTTGGTGTGGCTTTACTTCAAAAACAAAAAAAACGCGGCAAAGTGGAGTGAGCCGCCCATGCGGTTCGCTGAAGGGCAGCTGCCCTTTGTGACGATTCAGCTTCCCATCTTCAATGAACAATTCGTGATCGAGCGGTTGATTGAGGCGGTCTGCAGACTGGACTATCCGCGAGACCGGTTTGAGGTTCAGGTGCTGGACGATTCAACCGATGAGACCACCGGAGTAGCGCGGGAGATTGTCGAGCGCTACGCGCGCGGATTCCTCGGAATGGCTCCGCAGCCAATTGTGTATCTGCATCGCAGCAACCGGCATGGGTATAAGGCGGGAGCGCTGGACAAGGGTCTCGATGTCGCTCGTGGCGAGTTTGTGGCGATCTTCGATGCAGACTTTGTGCCTCCGCGACAGTGGGTGATGCAGGTGATTCACCACTTCGCGCAACCGGAGATCGGCATGGTGCAGACGCGGTGGACCCACCTGAATCGGAACTACAGCTTCCTGACGCAGGTCGAGGCGATTCTACTGGACGGGCATTTCGTGCTCGAGCATGGGGGACGAAGCCGCGCCGGAGTGTTCTTTAATTTCAACGGCACGGCGGGGATGTGGCGGCGAGAGACGATCTCAACCGCGGGTGGTTGGCAGCACGACACGCTCACTGAGGATACAGACCTGAGCTATCGGGCGCAGTTGGTGGGGTGGCAGTTCAAGTATCTGCAGGATGTGGAGTGCCCGGCGGAGCTGCCGATTGAGATGACTGCGTTCAAAACGCAGCAGGCGCGATGGGCGAAGGGCCTGATCCAGACAGGGAAAAAGATTTTGCCGCGGGTGCTGAAGAGCGATGCTCCTTGGCATACGAAGCTCGAGGCGTGGTATCACCTTACAGCGAATATCAGCTATCCACTCATGATTGTGCTGAGTGTGTTGCTGATGCCCGCGATGATTATCCGCAGCTGGCAAGGCTACATCCAGATGCTGCTGATCGACTTTCCTCTGTTCATCGCCAGCACGATGTCGGTTTCAACGTTCTACATGGTGAGCCAGAAGGAGCTCTATCCGAAGAGCTGGTACAAATCGATTGTGTATGTACCGTTCGTCATGGCGCTGGGCGGGGTCGGATTGACCATCACCAATACCAAGGCCGTACTAGAGGCGTTGTTCGGAGTGAAGAGCGCGTTTGCGAGGACGCCCAAGTACAGCGTGAAGAAAAAGGGCGAGAAGAGCCAGGCGAAGGTGTATCGCAAACGACTGGGCGTGATTCCCTGGATTGAGATGGCGATCGGATGCTATTTTGCCTGGACCGTCTACTATGCCATTTCGACGGAGAACTTCTTTACGGTGC